From the Limosilactobacillus panis genome, one window contains:
- a CDS encoding UDP-N-acetylmuramoyl-L-alanyl-D-glutamate--2,6-diaminopimelate ligase, with protein MELHVTPALTLLREHHLLEHISNLTDFTATNVSYDSRKVTPGTLFFCKGNFLPKYLTMAKEKGAIAYVAEQEYPEGGQLPAIIVNDEQKAMALLGAAFYGYPQNDLQIIAITGTKGKTTTAYFADHILAHATKDHVALFSTLDRVLGNQPGDRFKSDLTTPESLDLFHDMRAAVNNGMTHLVMEVSSQAYKKNRTYGLHFDVGIFLNITPDHIGRNEHPTFADYLHCKEQLLVNSNVCLINAETDHLADVYYAAKTTTQPENIYLFARHGADVDLPEGAVIDFEYRNDLEDLHESEFELRACSKKGQRFALNERYTTSVPGDYNEGNAVAAIISTVLVGAKADDALATLDHVHIKGRMEMQKTQRHGTIYIDYAHNYASLKRLLAFLKRQTDAGKVTVVLGATGDKGISRRKGFGKALSEEHPDRIILTTDDPGFEDPMNIAREINSHIEHSQVGKVQYEMDRATAIKKAIDNSGNDDIVVLAGKGEDPYQKIKGVNTPYATDSKIAADYVRQIEK; from the coding sequence ATGGAATTGCATGTTACGCCTGCACTAACGCTACTGCGCGAGCACCATTTATTGGAACATATTAGTAACTTAACTGATTTTACCGCCACGAATGTATCCTATGATTCGCGGAAGGTGACGCCGGGAACCTTATTCTTTTGTAAGGGCAACTTCTTACCAAAGTATTTGACGATGGCTAAAGAAAAGGGTGCTATTGCCTACGTTGCTGAACAAGAATACCCTGAAGGCGGTCAATTACCGGCAATCATTGTTAATGATGAGCAGAAGGCAATGGCTTTGCTGGGAGCGGCCTTTTATGGCTACCCGCAAAATGACCTGCAGATCATCGCAATTACTGGGACGAAGGGGAAGACCACAACGGCCTATTTTGCTGACCATATCCTGGCCCACGCGACAAAGGACCACGTGGCGCTCTTCTCAACGCTTGACCGGGTATTAGGCAATCAGCCGGGCGACCGATTCAAGTCAGACCTAACCACTCCTGAATCTTTAGACCTCTTTCATGATATGCGGGCGGCAGTTAATAACGGGATGACCCACCTGGTGATGGAAGTATCATCACAGGCTTACAAGAAGAACCGAACTTATGGCCTCCACTTTGATGTTGGTATCTTCTTGAATATCACGCCGGATCACATTGGCCGCAATGAGCACCCAACCTTTGCGGACTACCTCCACTGTAAGGAACAGCTGCTGGTTAATTCGAATGTTTGTCTAATCAATGCCGAAACCGATCACCTAGCTGATGTTTACTATGCGGCCAAGACTACAACCCAGCCAGAGAATATCTACCTCTTTGCTCGGCATGGGGCGGACGTCGATCTGCCAGAGGGAGCAGTGATTGACTTTGAGTACCGCAACGACCTAGAGGACCTCCACGAGAGTGAGTTTGAACTGCGGGCCTGCTCAAAGAAGGGGCAGCGGTTTGCTCTTAACGAGCGTTACACGACGAGTGTTCCCGGTGATTACAACGAAGGAAACGCTGTTGCGGCAATTATTTCGACGGTCTTAGTGGGGGCTAAAGCAGATGATGCCCTAGCCACCCTTGATCACGTTCACATTAAGGGCCGGATGGAGATGCAGAAAACCCAACGCCATGGGACGATTTACATCGATTATGCCCATAACTATGCCAGCCTGAAGCGGCTTCTGGCCTTCTTAAAGCGGCAAACGGATGCCGGTAAGGTGACAGTTGTCTTGGGGGCCACTGGTGACAAGGGGATTTCCCGTCGTAAAGGATTCGGGAAGGCCCTCTCGGAAGAGCACCCCGACCGGATTATCCTTACGACTGATGACCCTGGTTTTGAAGACCCGATGAATATTGCCCGGGAAATAAATTCCCATATTGAGCATTCACAGGTCGGCAAGGTCCAATACGAAATGGACCGGGCAACTGCCATTAAAAAGGCGATTGACAACAGCGGAAATGATGATATTGTTGTTCTTGCCGGGAAAGGTGAGGACCCTTACCAAAAGATCAAGGGTGTTAACACCCCGTACGCGACTGACAGTAAAATTGCCGCCGATTATGTTCGGCAAATTGAAAAATAA